CCGCGACTTCACCAAGCTCAACGACGCCGAGCGCGGCGTCTCGCGCGCCGAGGTCACCGTCGCCGAGCCGCTGAAGGACGCCCACCTCCTCGCGATCAAGGACGCGCTGGCCCAGGTCGCCGGCTCGAACTCGGTCGAGGTCGCCGTGAAGGTCGATCCGGCGATCATCGGCGGCATGATCGTCAAGCTCGGCTCGCGCATGGTCGATTCGTCGCTCAAGACAAAGCTCAACTCACTCAAAATCCGCATGAAAGAGGTCGGCTGATGGATATCCGCGCCGCAGAAATCTCGTCGATCCTGAAGAACGAGATCGCGAACTTCGGGAACGAGGCCGAGGTCACCGAGGTCGGCCAGGTGCTGTCGGTCGGCGACGGCATCGCCCGCATCTACGGCCTCGACGAATGCCAGGCCGGCGAGATGGTCGAGTTCGAGTCGGGCGTGCGCGGCATGGCGCTCAACCTCGAGTCCGACAACGTCGGCGTCGTCATCTTCGGCTCGGACCGCGAGATCAAGGAAGGCCAGACCGTCAAGCGCACCGGCGCCATCGTCGACGTGCCGGTCGGCAAGGCGCTGCTCGGCCGCGTCGTCGACGCGCTCGGCAACCCGATCGACGGCAAGGGCCCGATCGAGACCAAGGAGCGCGCCCGCGTCGACGTGAAGGCGCCCGGCATCATCCCGCGCAAGTCGGTGCACGAGCCGATGGCGACTGGCCTCAAGGCCATCGACGCGTTGATCCCGATCGGCCGCGGCCAGCGCGAGCTGATCATCGGCGACCGCCAGACCGGCAAGACCGCCGTCGCGCTCGACGCGATCTTGAACCAGAAGTCGCTCAACCAGGGCGACGACGAGGCCAAGAAGCTCTACTGCGTGTACGTCGCCGTCGGCCAGAAGCGCTCGACCGTCGCGCAGTTCGTGAAGGTGCTGGAAGAGAACGGCGCGCTCGACTACTCGATCGTCGTCGCCGCCACCGCTTCCGACCCTGCCCCGATGCAGTTCCTGGCGCCGTTCGCCGGCTGCGCCATGGGCGAGTACTTCCGCGACAACGCCATGCACGCGCTGATCGTCTATGACGATCTCTCCAAGCAGGCCGTCGCCTACCGCCAGATGTCGTTGTTGCTGCGCCGCCCGCCGGGCCGCGAGGCCTATCCCGGCGACGTGTTCTACCTGCACTCGCGCCTGCTCGAGCGCGCCGCCAAGCTCAACGACGAGCGCGGCGCCGGCTCGCTCACCGCGCTGCCGGTCATCGAGACGCAGGCCAACGACGTCTCGGCCTACATCCCGACCAACGTCATCTCGATCACCGACGGCCAGATCTTCCTTGAGACGGACCTCTTCTACCAGGGCATCCGCCCGGCGGTGAACGTCGGCCTTTCGGTGTCGCGCGTCGGCTCCTCGGCGCAGACGAAGGCGATGAAGAAGGTGGCCGGCAAGATCAAGGGCGAGCTCGCGCAGTACCGCGAGATGGCGGCCTTCGCGCAGTTCGGCTCCGATCTCGACGCGACGACGCAGAAGCTCCTGAACCGCGGCGCGCGGCTCACCGAGCTCCTGAAGCAGCCGCAGTTCTCGCCGCTGAAGATGGAAGAGCAGGTCTGCGTGATCTACGCCGGCGTCAACGGTTATCTGGACCGCATGCCCGTCGACAAGATCCGCCCCTTCGAGGAAAAGCTGCTCAACACGCTGCGCACCAACAACAAGGACATTCTGGACGATATCCAGAAGACGACGGCGCTCTCCGACGAGACCGATGGCAAGCTGAAGAAGGTCGTCGAGGAGGTCTCGAAAGGCTTCGAGACCAAGGGCGACGACGTCAAGAAGACGGCCGCCTGATCGATTTGTCCCGAACGGTCGACCGTTCCCGCACCGGATAGTCCATGCCTTCGCTGAAAGACCTCCGCAACCGCATCTCCTCCGTCAAGGCGACGCAGAAGATCACCAAGGCGATGCAGATGGTTGCCGCCGCCAAGCTGCGCCGCGCGCAGTCGGCGGCGGAGGCCGCGCGGCCCTATGCCGAGCGGATGGAGCGCATGCTGGCGCGCCTCGCCGCCGGCATGCGCGACGACCCGAACGCGCCGGAGCTGCTGCGCGGCCGCGGCTCGGACAAGACGCATCTGCTCGTCGTCGCCACCGGCGAGCGCGGGCTCTGCGGCGGCTTCAACTCGTCGATCGCCCGCCTCGCGCGCGACAAGGCCAACGCGCTGCTGCGCGAGGGCAAGGAGGTGAAGATCCTCTGCATCGGCAAGAAGGGCTACGACGTGCTGCGCCGGCTCTTCGGCGACCGCATCATCGAGCTCGTCGAGGTGAAGGAGAAGGTGCTGTCCTTCGGGATCGCCCAGCCGGTCGGCGCCAAGATCGTCGATCTCTTCGAGAAGGGCGAGTTCGACGTCTGCACGCTGTTCTTCTCGCGCTTCGAGAACGTCGTCACCCAGGTGCCGACCGCGCTGCAGCTGATCCCGCTGCAGATCCCCGAGCAGGACGACAAGGAAGAGCGCGTCAACTACGAGTACGAGCCGGACGAGGAGGAGATCCTCTCCGCGCTGCTGCCGCGCAACATCGCGATCCAGGTGTTCCGCGCGATGCTCGAGAACGCCGCGTCCGAGCAGGGCGCGCGGATGAGCGCGATGGATGCCGCCACCCGCAACGCCGGCGAGATGATCAAGAAGCAGAGCTTGATCTACAACCGCACGCGCCAGGCGATGATCACCAAGGAACTGATCGAGATCATCTCGGGCGCCGAGGCGCTCTGACCGACACGCGAAGAGAGAGAGACATGGCAGACGCCCAAACCAACAAGCCGGTCGGCAAGGTCACCCAGGTGATCGGTCCCGTTGTCGACGTGAAGTTCGACGGCCACCTGCCGGAGATCCTCAACGCGCTCGAGGCCGAGAACAACGGCCAGCGCCTCGTGCTCGAGGTGGCCCAGCACCTCGGCGAGCATTCGGTGCGCTGCATCGCGATGGATGTCTCCGAGGGCCTGACCCGCGGCCAGAACGTCACCGACACCGGTGCGCCGATCCAGGTCCCTGTCGGCGAGAAGACGCTCGGCCGCATCATCAACGTCATCGGCGAGCCGGTCGACGAGCTCGGCCCCGTCGACACCGACGCCCGCCGCCCCATCCACGCGGCCGCCCCGCCCTACGTCGAGCAGTCGACGGACTCGCAGATTCTGGTCACCGGCATCAAGGTCGTCGACCTGCTCGCGCCCTACGCCAAGGGCGGCAAGATCGGCCTCTTCGGCGGCGCCGGCGTCGGCAAGACCGTGCTGATCATGGAACTCATCAACAACGTCGCGAAGACCCACGGCGGCTACTCGGTGTTCGCTGGCGTCGGCGAGCGCACGCGCGAGGGCAACGACCTCTATCACGAGATGATCGAGTCCGGCGTGAACAAGGACCCGCACGAGCATGGCGGCTCGGCCGAGGGCTCCAAGTGCTCGCTGGTGTACGGCCAGATGAACGAGTCGCCCGGCGCCCGCGCCCGCGTCGCGCTCACCGGCCTGACGATCGCCGAGGAGTTCCGCGACAAGGGCCAGGACGTGCTCTTCTTCGTCGACAACATCTTCCGCTTCACGCAGGCGGGCTCGGAAGTGTCGGCTCTGCTCGGCCGCATTCCCTCGGCCGTCGGCTACCAGCCGACGCTCGCCACCGACATGGGCGCGCTGCAGGAGCGCATCACCACGACGACCAAGGGCTCGATCACGTCCGTGCAGGCCATCTACGTGCCGGCCGACGACTTGACCGACCCGGCGCCGGCCACCTCGTTCGCCCACCTCGACGCGACGACCGTGCTGTCGCGCTCGATCGCCGAGAAGGGCATCTACCCCGCCGTCGACCCGCTCGACTCGACCTCGCGCATGCTGACCCCCGCCGTCGTCGGCGAGGAGCACTACACGGTCGCCCGGCAGGTGCAGCAGACGCTGCAGCGCTACAAGTCGCTGCAGGACATCATCGCGATCCTCGGGATGGACGAGCTTTCGGAAGAGGACAAGCTCACCGTCGCCCGCGCCCGCAAGATCGAGCGCTTCTTCTCGCAGCCCTTCGACGTCGCCAAGGTGTTCACGGGCTCGGACGGCAAGCAGGTCGCGCTCGAGGACACGATCAAGGGCTTCAAGGGGCTCGTCGAGGGCAAGTACGACTCGCTTCCCGAGGCCGCCTTCTACATGGTCGGCACGATCGAGGAAGCCGAGGAGAAGGCCAAGAAGCTGAAGGCCGACGCCTGACGGGATGAATGCGAACGCGAGGGTTGCGCTGCTTCTCCTCGGCCTGCTCGCTGGCGGCGTCGTCGGTTACGCGACGCGGCCGGAATCGGCGGAGATCAAGCTCGGCGACGCCTCGATCGAGTTCTCCGACAACAAGGTCTCGGCCGGATCGTCCAGCTCGCTGACATCCGGCCAGGGCCAGCACATCGCCCTCTATGCCGTCGTCGGCGGCGTCATCGGGCTCATCGTCTGCCTCGTGGCAGACCGCCGCCGCTAGCTTGGGACTAAAACCATGGCCGCCTTCCAGTTCGAGCTCGTGTCGCCGGAGAAGCTGCTCTTCTCGGGCGAGGTCGAGGCGGTGACCGCGCCTGGCACCGAGGGCGAGTTCACGGTGCTGAAGGACCATGCGGCGTTCCTGACGACGCTGCGGCCCGGCCGCGTCGCCATCAAGGGCGGCGGGGCCGACGAGGACCTCTACGTGCGCGGCGGCTTCGCCGACGTGTCGCCGGAGGGCTTCACGATCCTCGCCGACTTCGCGATCCCGATGAACGAGGTCGACTCCGCCGTGCTCGACAAGGACATCGAGCTTGCCGAGAAGGCGATCGAGGATGCCGTCGGCGACGAGACCCGCCGCGTGGCGACCGAGCAGCGCGACCACCTGCGCGAGTTCAAGGCGACGCTCGGCCGCTGATCGCGGCCTTTCAGGATTTTCCCGGCTTCACAACGCGATAGAGCGCGAAACTGTCGCCGCGCTCTAGCCCGGTCATGCCCGCGAGCTTGCGCTAGGGCTCTGAACCTATGGTTAACGGATGGTGTGTGGGGTCACACCTTCCGCACCTTCGGCTTCGACGGGTCGACCGCGGTGAACTCGATCGGGCCCATGCCGCATATCGCGATGGTGACGGGCTCGGGCTCGCCGGCCTTCACGCCGTCGTAGTGGCTCGTCTTCGCGACACGGCGCACGAAGGAGCCCGCCTTCACCGGCACCGTCGAGTTCGGATCGAAGTCGTCGCCGCTCGTCACCCACCAGGTGCCGGAGACGACCACGCAGAGCCGGTCGGTCGCATAATAGTGCGGCGCGCTCATCCAGCCGGGATACCAGCGCGTGAGGTTGAGATAGATCCCGGGCTGCGAGGAATGCGAGAACAGCTCAGCCACCTCGATGCTCTTCGGTGGCGCGCCGAGCGACGGCTTGAACACGATATCGGTGGGCGGCACGACGATCGTCTTGGTCGGATCGGGCGCGGCCTCGGCGCCGCTGGCGGCGAGCAGGAGCTGCGGCAGCGCGGCGAGCAGGGCGCGGCGGCGAGGAGGTCGCGGCGGGTCGTGTCGGTCATCAGGCTCTCCAAAGGGGACGGCGGCCTCCCTCCTCCCGCTGGCGCGAGAAGGTGATCTCGCGACGCGAGGTCTGATGAGAGGAACGCCGTTTCTGAGGAGATGAAGGTGGGGCGGAGGACCTTCGGGGCCAGTCACGAATGAGGGAAACCTGCGTCGGCAGGATCCCGCATAGGAGCGGTCCTACGCCTCCGGCGCGAGCATCGATTCGGGCCGCACCACCGCGTCGAACTCCTCGGCCGTCACATAGCCGAGGTTCAGCGCTTCCTCGCGCAGCGTCGTGCCGTTCTTGTGCGCGGTCTTGGCGACCTTGGTCGCGTTGTCGTAGCCGATCTTCGGCGCCAGCGCGGTGACCAGCATCAACGAGCGCTCGAGCAGCTCGTGGATCTGCTTTTCGTTCGCCTGCAAACCCTCGATGCAGTGCGCGCGGAACGAGTCGGCCGCATCGGCCAGCAGGCGCACGCTCTCCAGGAACGCGAAGGCGATCACCGGCTTCATCACGTTCAGCTCGAAGTGGCCCTGCGATGCGGCGAAGGCGATCGTCGTCTCGTTGCCCATCACGCGGGCACAAACCATGGTCATCGCCTCGACCTGCGTCGGGTTCACCTTGCCCGGCATGATCGACGAGCCCGGCTCGTTCTCCGGCAGCATCAGCTCGCCGATGCCGGAGCGCGGGCCGGAGCCCGCGAGGCGGATGTCGCTCGCGATCTTGTAGAGCGCGGCGGCGAGCGAGTTCAGCGCGCCGTGCGCGAACGACAGCGCGTCGTGCGAGGCGAGCGCCTCGAACTTGTTCGGCGCCGTCTCGAACGGCAGCTTGGTGTAGGCGGCGATCCTTGCGGCGAAGGCCGTGTCGAAGCCGACCTTGGCGTTCAGCCCCGTGCCGACCGCCGTGCCGCCCTGGGCGAGCTTGTAGAGCCCAGGCAGCGTCAGCCTGATGCGCTCCTCGGCGTTGGCGATCATCGCGACGTAGCCGGAGAACTCCTGGCCGAGCGTCACCGGCGTCGCATCCTGCAGATGCGTGCGGCCGATCTTGATGATGGGGTCGAAGGCCTTCTGCTTGGCCTCAAGTGCGCCGCGCAGCTTGGCCAGCGCCGGCAGCAGCGTCTCGTTGATCTCGATCGCGGCGGCGATGTGCATCGCCGTCGGAAACGAATCGTTCGACGACTGTCCGCGATTGACGTGATCGTTGGGATGGATCGGCGCCTTGGTGCCGCGCGCGCTGCCCAGCGCCTCGTTGGCGAGGTTCGAGATCACCTCGTTGACGTTCATGTTGGATTGGGTCCCCGAGCCCGTCTGCCAGACGACGAGCGGGAAGTCTTCGTCGAGCGCGCCGCTCTCGATCTTCAGGGCAGCGGCAACGATCGCGTCGGCCAGCTTGCCGTCGAGCGAGCCCTGCGCCTTGTTCACCTCGGCGGCGGCGCGCTTCACCTTGGCGAGCGCGTGCACGACCGGCAGCGGGATGTGCTGCCCGCCGATCGCGAAATTCTCCTTGGACCGCTGCGTCTGGGCGCCCCAGTAGCGGTCGGCTGGCACCTCGATCGGGCCGAAGCTGTCCGTTTCCGTGCGGGTTGCGCCGGGTGTCGTGCTCGTCATGGGTCGTCCTGAACGGAAAGTCTCAGTCGCTGCCGGTGCGCGAGAAGCGCTGGCCCAGGAAGATCGGGTCGATCGCCTGCCAGTCCCCGTCATTGCCGAACTCGCCCGACGACTGCAAGGACAGCATGTCGGCAAGGCGGTTGCGGGCCCGGTTGACCCGGCTCTTCATCGTCCCGACCGCGCAATTGCAGACGCTCGCTGCCTCCTCGTACGAGAGGCCCGACGCGCCGATCAGGATCAGCGCCTCGCGCTGGTCGTTCGGCAGGCGCTGCAGCGCGGTGCGGAAGTCGAGGAAATCCATGTGGCCGTGCTGCGCCGGGGCGGCGGCGAGCTTGGCGGCGATGGCGCCGTCGGTGTCAGCGACCTCGCGGCGGCGCTTGCGATACTCGGAATAGTAGATGTTGCGCAGGATGGTGAAGAGCCACGCCGGGAGGTTGGTGCCCTCGACGAACGAGCCGAGGTTGCTCCAGGCCTTGACGAGGGTTTCCTGCACGAGGTCGTCGGCGCGGTCTGGGTTGCCGCAGAGCGAGACAGCAAACGCACGCAGGTTTGGAATGACGGAGATCAGGTCCGCCTTCATCTGCGCGCTGGCCTGCGGCTTTTCAGCCTGGCTCGTTTCCCCTGTCACTCGCTCGCCTTCGCTAGATTTGCAGCTGGGCCCGGTCGAGCCGACCCATCTCATGTAAGTCGTCTTTCGTGCAGGACCATAGTGTTGGTCCGGTTGTCCCGCCCGCTGGCGAGGCTCGCTTGCTCACGAAGTAGCGACGTTCGGGCAGGCACATCGGCGCGATCCGCGCTGCGATGCGCCCAGGCAACCTACTGTTTCACAACCTTTTTCTGCCCAGCCGCCTCGGAGCCGGGGAGGCCCGGGATCGCGTCGAGATCCTTCAGGAGATCGAGAAAACGGTCCGGCACAGGCTGGGCGAGGATGTCATTATACACCGATCGCAATTGCCGCCCGATCTGATCCGATACTTCGGACTTACCGGACGTCTTTTTGACACGAAGGGACGACAAGGCCTACCTCGAGGTTGTTGGCACGGTGCGGCTGATAGCTTCCCAGCCAATTCGAAACAAATTGTCTCCTTCGGCGAAATTCTCTGTCGACGAAACGGAAGACAAGCGCGGGGGCCTCGATTGTGCTACACATCCCGGTCTATCGAGACGTGCGATGGGGGCGATTTCGACGCGCATGAATACGTTGCGTTCGTCGCGAACAGCAAGCAAGAAATTGTCCCCCACACACGGAACCACAAGTCACCGCCGGCGTTGTAATGCCTAGCTCAAGCTAGGGTTCCAGCGGCGGCGCACAGGATAGGGTTTGATGTCCGTTTCGCAAGCTATCGCCTCCCATATCCCCTACCTCCGCCGCTTCTCGCGCGCCCTCACCGGCAGCCAGGCTGGCGGCGACGCCTACGTTCTCGCCACGCTCGAGGCGATCGTCGCCGATCCGGCCGGCTTCGAGGCCGGCAACGACGTGCGCTCCGAGCTCTACAAGGCGTTCCTGCGAGTCTGGCGCTCGATGCCGGTCAACGAGCATACCGACCAGGTCGAGCTCTCCGGCGACGAGCACGGCGCCCGCCGCAACCTCGAGGCGATCTCGCTGCGTCCGCGCATTGCCTTCCTGCTCTCGTCGCTCGAAGGCTTCGAGACCAACGAGGTCGGTCGCGTGCTCGAGTGCACCCCGGCCGAGGCGGCGCAGCTCATCGATTCGGCCGGCAAGGAGATCGCCAACCAGATCCGCACCGACGTGCTGATCATCGAGGACGAGCCGTTCATCGCGCTCGACCTGCAGACGCTGGTCGAGGAGCTCGGCCACCGCGTCGTCAACGTCGCGCGCACGCATAGCGAAGCGGTCGAGGCGGTGGGCAAGGAGCGTCCGGGCCTCATCCTCGCCGACATTCAGCTTGCCGACGGGTCGTCGGGGTTAGAGGCGGTCAACCAGATCCTCGAGGCGTTCTCGGTGCCGGTGATCTTCATCACCGCCTATCCCGAGCGCTTCCTCACCGGCGCCCGCCTGAGCCGGCCTTCCTCATCACCAAGCCGTTCTCGGTGGACAGCCTGAAGGCGGTGATCAGCCAGGCGCTGTTCTTCGACCGCCGCTCGCACAAGCGCGAAGAGACCGAAGGCGTCGGGTAGGCCCTACCCTCGCCGCCAGCTTCCAGCTTCTGATACTCGGGCTTTGAATTGCAGAGAGGCGGCCTTCTAGGCCGCCTCTTCCATATCTTCATCGTCGTCGGGCTCTTGCTCCGGCGGCGCCATGCCGAACATCCCGAGCAGGCTGGCAACACCATCGGTGGAGAGCAGACCGCGCCAGCTTTTCCACATCCGCCCGATCAGGAAGCCGCCGAGCAGCGCAAGCCCGACCAGCGGCAGTGGCCCGAGCTGCTTGGCGAGCGACGAGCCGGCAAGCACGGCAAGCTGCTCGCGCTTGAGGCCGAGCCCGGCCAGCAGATCCATCAGCGGCGCCGCGAAGGCATCGATCTGCTCGCCACGCCCGCGCGCCGCGGCCTCGCTCTCGGCCGCCTGCGAAGCCGTGGCGGGATCGGCGGCGACCGCCGCCCTCTCCTTCCGCAACGCGAAGAACACCGCGACCAGGGCGACGACGAGATAAACGCCTGCGACGGCCAGGACACCGGCGATCGCGCCCGCTTTACTTGCGACCCAAAGGGCGAAGGCCACCGTGAGCGCGATGATCACGACGATCAGGCACGTGGCCGCGACAAGGAAAAGCGCGAGCTTCCGAAGAAGCCGCGCGCTTGCCTGAGAGACCTTGTCGATGAGTGGGTCGAGTGCCCCGCCGAGCAGTCGAGCGAGGAAGCCGATCATCGGCAGCTACCGGACATCAAACCTGGCCCGGCATCAGAAGGAACGGCTCAGCATCCCCATGAGGAGCCCAGCAATGGCCGCGACGACGACGGCGGTCAGCGGGTTCTTCTCGATCTTCGTCTCGAGATCGGAGCCGAGCGCACCGAGACGCTCCTGCGCATCCGACGCATGGTCGGCGAAGCGGTCGCGGTAGTCGGACGCGCGGTCGGCCAGCTCGTCACGAAAATCCGACGCGCGATCCGCGAGATCATCGCGCAGGCTGGAAGCGCGGTTCGCGAAGCGGTCGCGAGCGGCGTAGGCTCGCCGCTGTGCGCGATCGCGGGCGCGGCCGTAATAGGTCGAGGCCTGGTCGGCGGCATCGCCGGCGCGCGAACGCACGATGCCCGACACGGTGCCGGAGAGCTTGGCGATGTCCTCGCGCAGCGCGGCAAGGTCATCGGCGAAGTCCTGCGTGGCGCGATCGAAATTCTTCCTGTCCGACATTCTCAACGTTCCTCGATCCTCGTCGCGCCAT
This Beijerinckiaceae bacterium RH AL1 DNA region includes the following protein-coding sequences:
- a CDS encoding hypothetical protein (ID:RHAL1_02333;~conserved protein of unknown function;~source:Prodigal:2.6) — protein: MIGFLARLLGGALDPLIDKVSQASARLLRKLALFLVAATCLIVVIIALTVAFALWVASKAGAIAGVLAVAGVYLVVALVAVFFALRKERAAVAADPATASQAAESEAAARGRGEQIDAFAAPLMDLLAGLGLKREQLAVLAGSSLAKQLGPLPLVGLALLGGFLIGRMWKSWRGLLSTDGVASLLGMFGMAPPEQEPDDDEDMEEAA
- the atpA gene encoding F1 sector of membrane-bound ATP synthase, alpha subunit (ID:RHAL1_02323;~source:Prodigal:2.6) yields the protein MDIRAAEISSILKNEIANFGNEAEVTEVGQVLSVGDGIARIYGLDECQAGEMVEFESGVRGMALNLESDNVGVVIFGSDREIKEGQTVKRTGAIVDVPVGKALLGRVVDALGNPIDGKGPIETKERARVDVKAPGIIPRKSVHEPMATGLKAIDALIPIGRGQRELIIGDRQTGKTAVALDAILNQKSLNQGDDEAKKLYCVYVAVGQKRSTVAQFVKVLEENGALDYSIVVAATASDPAPMQFLAPFAGCAMGEYFRDNAMHALIVYDDLSKQAVAYRQMSLLLRRPPGREAYPGDVFYLHSRLLERAAKLNDERGAGSLTALPVIETQANDVSAYIPTNVISITDGQIFLETDLFYQGIRPAVNVGLSVSRVGSSAQTKAMKKVAGKIKGELAQYREMAAFAQFGSDLDATTQKLLNRGARLTELLKQPQFSPLKMEEQVCVIYAGVNGYLDRMPVDKIRPFEEKLLNTLRTNNKDILDDIQKTTALSDETDGKLKKVVEEVSKGFETKGDDVKKTAA
- the atpG gene encoding ATP synthase gamma chain (ID:RHAL1_02324;~source:Prodigal:2.6): MPSLKDLRNRISSVKATQKITKAMQMVAAAKLRRAQSAAEAARPYAERMERMLARLAAGMRDDPNAPELLRGRGSDKTHLLVVATGERGLCGGFNSSIARLARDKANALLREGKEVKILCIGKKGYDVLRRLFGDRIIELVEVKEKVLSFGIAQPVGAKIVDLFEKGEFDVCTLFFSRFENVVTQVPTALQLIPLQIPEQDDKEERVNYEYEPDEEEILSALLPRNIAIQVFRAMLENAASEQGARMSAMDAATRNAGEMIKKQSLIYNRTRQAMITKELIEIISGAEAL
- the atpD gene encoding membrane-bound ATP synthase, F1 sector, beta-subunit (ID:RHAL1_02325;~source:Prodigal:2.6); the protein is MADAQTNKPVGKVTQVIGPVVDVKFDGHLPEILNALEAENNGQRLVLEVAQHLGEHSVRCIAMDVSEGLTRGQNVTDTGAPIQVPVGEKTLGRIINVIGEPVDELGPVDTDARRPIHAAAPPYVEQSTDSQILVTGIKVVDLLAPYAKGGKIGLFGGAGVGKTVLIMELINNVAKTHGGYSVFAGVGERTREGNDLYHEMIESGVNKDPHEHGGSAEGSKCSLVYGQMNESPGARARVALTGLTIAEEFRDKGQDVLFFVDNIFRFTQAGSEVSALLGRIPSAVGYQPTLATDMGALQERITTTTKGSITSVQAIYVPADDLTDPAPATSFAHLDATTVLSRSIAEKGIYPAVDPLDSTSRMLTPAVVGEEHYTVARQVQQTLQRYKSLQDIIAILGMDELSEEDKLTVARARKIERFFSQPFDVAKVFTGSDGKQVALEDTIKGFKGLVEGKYDSLPEAAFYMVGTIEEAEEKAKKLKADA
- a CDS encoding RNA polymerase sigma factor (ID:RHAL1_02330;~source:Prodigal:2.6) translates to MKADLISVIPNLRAFAVSLCGNPDRADDLVQETLVKAWSNLGSFVEGTNLPAWLFTILRNIYYSEYRKRRREVADTDGAIAAKLAAAPAQHGHMDFLDFRTALQRLPNDQREALILIGASGLSYEEAASVCNCAVGTMKSRVNRARNRLADMLSLQSSGEFGNDGDWQAIDPIFLGQRFSRTGSD
- a CDS encoding hypothetical protein (ID:RHAL1_02326;~conserved protein of unknown function;~source:Prodigal:2.6), which translates into the protein MNANARVALLLLGLLAGGVVGYATRPESAEIKLGDASIEFSDNKVSAGSSSSLTSGQGQHIALYAVVGGVIGLIVCLVADRRR
- a CDS encoding hypothetical protein (ID:RHAL1_02334;~conserved protein of unknown function;~source:Prodigal:2.6); the encoded protein is MSDRKNFDRATQDFADDLAALREDIAKLSGTVSGIVRSRAGDAADQASTYYGRARDRAQRRAYAARDRFANRASSLRDDLADRASDFRDELADRASDYRDRFADHASDAQERLGALGSDLETKIEKNPLTAVVVAAIAGLLMGMLSRSF
- the atpC gene encoding ATP synthase epsilon chain (ID:RHAL1_02327;~source:Prodigal:2.6), yielding MAAFQFELVSPEKLLFSGEVEAVTAPGTEGEFTVLKDHAAFLTTLRPGRVAIKGGGADEDLYVRGGFADVSPEGFTILADFAIPMNEVDSAVLDKDIELAEKAIEDAVGDETRRVATEQRDHLREFKATLGR
- the phyR gene encoding Phyllosphere-induced regulator PhyR (ID:RHAL1_02332;~source:Prodigal:2.6), translated to MSVSQAIASHIPYLRRFSRALTGSQAGGDAYVLATLEAIVADPAGFEAGNDVRSELYKAFLRVWRSMPVNEHTDQVELSGDEHGARRNLEAISLRPRIAFLLSSLEGFETNEVGRVLECTPAEAAQLIDSAGKEIANQIRTDVLIIEDEPFIALDLQTLVEELGHRVVNVARTHSEAVEAVGKERPGLILADIQLADGSSGLEAVNQILEAFSVPVIFITAYPERFLTGARLSRPSSSPSRSRWTA
- a CDS encoding hypothetical protein (ID:RHAL1_02328;~conserved exported protein of unknown function;~source:Prodigal:2.6) is translated as MPPTDIVFKPSLGAPPKSIEVAELFSHSSQPGIYLNLTRWYPGWMSAPHYYATDRLCVVVSGTWWVTSGDDFDPNSTVPVKAGSFVRRVAKTSHYDGVKAGEPEPVTIAICGMGPIEFTAVDPSKPKVRKV
- a CDS encoding protein of unknown function (ID:RHAL1_02331;~source:Prodigal:2.6) is translated as MSSLRVKKTSGKSEVSDQIGRQLRSVYNDILAQPVPDRFLDLLKDLDAIPGLPGSEAAGQKKVVKQ
- the fumC gene encoding fumarate hydratase (fumarase C),aerobic Class II (ID:RHAL1_02329;~source:Prodigal:2.6), whose protein sequence is MTSTTPGATRTETDSFGPIEVPADRYWGAQTQRSKENFAIGGQHIPLPVVHALAKVKRAAAEVNKAQGSLDGKLADAIVAAALKIESGALDEDFPLVVWQTGSGTQSNMNVNEVISNLANEALGSARGTKAPIHPNDHVNRGQSSNDSFPTAMHIAAAIEINETLLPALAKLRGALEAKQKAFDPIIKIGRTHLQDATPVTLGQEFSGYVAMIANAEERIRLTLPGLYKLAQGGTAVGTGLNAKVGFDTAFAARIAAYTKLPFETAPNKFEALASHDALSFAHGALNSLAAALYKIASDIRLAGSGPRSGIGELMLPENEPGSSIMPGKVNPTQVEAMTMVCARVMGNETTIAFAASQGHFELNVMKPVIAFAFLESVRLLADAADSFRAHCIEGLQANEKQIHELLERSLMLVTALAPKIGYDNATKVAKTAHKNGTTLREEALNLGYVTAEEFDAVVRPESMLAPEA